The DNA sequence CGCAGACCACGGAGGACACGGGGAGAACGTGGCCGTCCACTCGCCCAGCAGAGGCCCCGCAGGGAGGCCTGCATCTCGGGCTTCAGGCCCTGGGACGGTGAGGAGTAAACTCATGTTTCTAGAGCCGCCTggtttgtggtatttttttcGAGGCCCCTGAAGACTCAGtcaggtgctgggtggggggcagggcaggcccaCCTCACCTCTGCCTTGCAGGGTCCCTGGGGACAAGCCACCACCTCTCTGGTTTTCCTCCTTCGGCCCGACTACGGGACAAGTGCCCTGGGAAAGACCCGTAGCTCGTCTCTTCAAGAGCAGCGGGGTCCCGTCCAGTGGTCTGGAGGCCCCGTCACTGGCTGGCCCCTGCCCCTCCGTGGCCCGTGACTTCATGGGACACATACCGAGCCACACGGGTGATAATTGATGCAGAAGCTTCAATaccatttgaaagaaagagtCCATGAACAAAGCAGCAGGCATGACTGCAGACGGGGTGGGCAGAGGCGTGTTCTCCCTGAGTGCTGGCCTCTGCGGCAGAACAAGGACCCGGGTCCAATGGGCCGCTGTCGCTCATGAGTAGGACGACTCTAGGACAGCTCAGGCACAAAGTGAACGCATCTGGGGGATTCTGGACTCCTGAGTCCTCCCTTTTGTCTCCTCCTGGCCTGTTTTCTGTCCGTGAGTGACGCTCACACAACATGCCTGGGAGACACCAGgattgggggctggggggccgctTTCAGGTCCTGTGAGGGAGCTCCCGGCAGGGAGAAAGCGGGGTGACCTGGGGGCCGGGAGAGGttagggaaggagggacagggatgtggggagggggcggagggggcagGGATCTTGGCGGCTTCTCTAGCCGGAAATGAAAAGGTTTCCAATAACAAAGCCACCAGAGGAGAAACGTGGGACCCGGGCTTCCTGGAACATAATAATAGCACGTCCTTCCTGCGTTCTGGGAATGGTGCCCGAGTGCCCGGCATCCTGTGATCCCCTCGTGACCCTCGGGGTCCACTCCGCTTTTACTGcaactttacagatgaggaaactgaggccccggcGTGGTGAGGTAACGTTCCCGAGGCCACATGGCTGGCTAATGGTGGAGACAAGATTAAACCCTGATTTATCTGACCTCAGTGCCCTGGACCACTCCTCTAATGACTTGGGCACAAGAGAGTCACCAAAGTCTCCTCACGGAGGGAGGCAGCGACTGGCCCTCCCGGTCGCCAGGTGGTGACCACCTCACCGTGGGGCATCCTGGAGTTGTCAAGGCTCCTTGGAGCGTAGGCTCGTCCGCTCACTCTAACCTGGTCCTAGACGTTACACGACTCTCAGGGGATGCTGGGAACAGGGGAGCAGTGGGCTCGGGCCCGTCCCTGGCACCCTGGCTGGTCATTGCCCCACTCTGTGCCTGATGCTGTTTTATTTATGACAGGTCCTCTGCCCTCGTCTTACGGGCACACTGGGTCGGCTCTCGGGCATCAATCTGCCTGCAGGAGACTCTGCACCAGGGGGCCTGGAGCTCTCACGGAGGGCACACTCCCACCCCAGCTGGCCGGCTGGGAGGGACGGTGCCCAAGCCACCAGCAGCCGGGCATCCACCGTGGCTCCAGATCCGCCCATTTGTGGCCCAGAGACAGGGTTTACAAAGAGTTGCTAGAGAGGAGGTCTGTGCCTCTGCATCCCAAAACCCACACGGTCACAGCCGCCGGCCTGCAGGGTTTTCAGTGTCTTCTGGGTGGATCAGGGCTCTGGTGGGGAGGCGTCAGCCTCTCTTTAGAGACCTCTGAGGACCTCGTTTACTGTCGCCTGGGTCTGGGCAGGTGTGACTTGGAAATTCGCAAGGACCTTCCTGAGGATGTGCGCACGTGGAGACTGACCAGCCAATTCCCAGACCCTTGGTCTTTCCTGAAGCTGATCTACCCGGGAGGGTTGGTGAAGGGATAAAGGGCTTCCGTCTTTCTCTTTTACAAACTCTGTCCTCCCACTTCACTCCCAACCTCTTGTCTGTCCCACGTGCGGGCGCCCCAGGGACTTGTGTGCATCTGGGAAGGGGCGTGACGCGACAGCTGGGAGGCTCCTCCCTTCGTGTGTCAAGGATTTGAAGTGTTTGCTTTCAACTCAGGAGAAAAAGAACTAACTGGGATTTCCCCGGAAGGGCCCATGGGTGAAGGATTCCCTTCATTCTTGTGTGTGGAGATGTGTTTTCCTGTGGCCTTGATACTCAAGAGACCGCTTGGCTGGACATAAATTCTCACCTGTGCTCCCGCCCCTCGGTTTTGGAGAAATTCGACTCTGTGGTTGTCTCGTTTAGTCTGGCCATGGTTGAAAGGCTTAATctaattctttgctttttaatttcttttgttaaaaacatgtttatttttgagagagagagagacagagcatgagtgggggaggggcagagacagaggaagacacacaatcagaagcaggctccaggctagctgtcagcacagagcctgatgtggggctcaaacccacgaactgccagatcctgacctgagctgaagtcggatgctcaaccgactgagccacccaggcgctctgagaTTTGGGCTGGGTTTTCATGTCTTCAGATGCTTGTTGGGTGGTAGTATGTAATTCCGTTTCGAGTGTAGACATGCCATTGGCTTCCGTCTTCTTCCCGCCTCCTCCGAGGTCGGGCAGACTCTCCTCCCTCCATTTGTGTGCGTTCATTTCCTGCCGCCCGGCCGCCTTCTCTGTGCGTTTCATCTCCTTGTTTATTCCGCACGAAGTTTGCAGTTAGACCTGGCCTTTCCTGCGCGTCTGGGGACTACGG is a window from the Leopardus geoffroyi isolate Oge1 chromosome A2, O.geoffroyi_Oge1_pat1.0, whole genome shotgun sequence genome containing:
- the LOC123606169 gene encoding uncharacterized protein LOC123606169, whose amino-acid sequence is MVKKSGFQFLGTWVLLPTASRPSPRSEHRSQTTEDTGRTWPSTRPAEAPQGGLHLGLQALGRVPGDKPPPLWFSSFGPTTGQVPWERPVARLFKSSGVPSSGLEAPSLAGPCPSVARDFMGHIPSHTGPLPSSYGHTGSALGHQSACRRLCTRGPGALTEGTLPPQLAGWEGRCPSHQQPGIHRGSRSAHLWPRDRVYKELLERRSVPLHPKTHTVTAAGLQGFQCLLGGSGLWWGGVSLSLETSEDLVYCRLGLGRCDLEIRKDLPEDVRTWRLTSQFPDPWSFLKLIYPGGLVKG